In the genome of Armatimonadota bacterium, the window TGCTGCAAGGCTTGCGCGAGACGGGCGAGGCCCTTAGGGAGATGGGCGTCGAGTTTGTGCTGCGAACGGGAAATCCTCCAAATGTAGCACAACAATTGGGGCTGCGCGCGGCTATGATTGTGTGCGATCAGGGCTGCCTGCGGATTCAAAGACAGTGGCGCTCTCAGTTAGCCGAGAATTCCGAGCGCCGGGTCGTGCAGGTCGAAAGCGATGTCGTCGTGCCGGTCGAAGCCGCGTCGAACAAAGAGGAGTACGCCGCGGCGACGCTGAGACCGAAGATTCATCGCCTGCTCGATCGATTTCTTGTGCCGCTCGCCGTCCGAGAGCCTAAGATTCAGAGGCCGATAGGCCTGGATAGCATCGACTGGCGGTCGACCGAAGCGATTCTGCAAACGCTCGATCTTGATCGCACCGTGCCGCCCGTGGCCGGCATTCTGGGCGGCCATTCTCGCGCGACTGCTCGGCTGGCCGACTTTCTCAGCCTGCGGTTAGAGGGCTATGCCGACCAGCGAAACGACCCCGCGGTCGATCAGCAATCGGGCCTCAGCCCCTACCTGCATTTTGGACAAATATCGCCTCTGACCATTGCCTTAAAAGCCATGCAAATGCCGCGCTCTGAGGGAACATCCGCCTTTCTGGAAGAGTTGATCGTAAGAAGGGAACTGGCCTGCAACTTCACCGAGTTCAATCCAAATTACGACCGATTTGACGGTCTGCCCGACTGGTGCCGGCAGACGCTCCAAAAGCACGAATCCGACGCAAGGCCCTATCTGTACGAAGAGCCCCAACTGGAAGCGGCACAAACGCACGACCCCTATTGGAACGCCGCAATGACCGAGATGAAACAGACCGGCAAGATGCACGGCTACATGCGCATGTACTGGGGCAAAAAGATTTTGGAATGGACTGACGATCCAAAGCGAGCGTTCGAAGTCGCCCTGCGCCTCAACAACAAATACTTTCTAGACGGGCGCGACCCGAACTCCTTTTGCGGAGTCGCCTGGTGCTTCGGCAAGCACGACCGACCCTGGGCCGAGCGCCCTATTTTTGGCACGGTGCGCTATATGAACGCCAACGGCCTCAGGCGCAAGTTCGATATCGACGCCTATGTGCGTCGCGTTATGGCTGCAACTCTCGACCTGTGATGCGTCGATAGGCCTCGCAATATTTCTCCGACGTAACGCGCACAACCTCGTCGGGCAGCGTCGGCGCAGGCGGGTTCTTGTCCCACCCGATCTCCTCTAAATAATCTCGCACATACTGTTTGTCAAAGCTCGGCTGCGATCGCCCCGGCTCGTACGATTCGGCGTCCCAATAGCGGGACGAATCGGGCGTCAGCGCCTCATCGATCAAGATGATCCGATCCTGATAAAGCCCGAATTCGAACTTCGTGTCGGCGATGATCAGTCCTCGGGTGGCCGCATACTCGGCAGCCTCTAAATAGAGACGAACGCTCAGGTCTCTCAACTGCTCGGCATGGCTTTGCCCGACGATCTCGATCATGCGCTCGAAAGAGATGTTCTCGTCGTGCCCGGTCGTCGCTTTGGTTGCAGGAGTGAACAACGGCTGCGGCAGCCGCTCGGAGTTGCGCAACCCGGCAGGGAGAGGAATATTGTGCAGAGTCGCCGCCTGATCCGGTCCGCCCGCCGCTTTATACTCGGCCCACAGCGATCCGGCCAAATAGCCTCGAACGACGCATTCGACAGGGAACGGTTTAGCCTTAACCGTGATCATAGTCCGACCGCTCAAAGCGTCCCGATACGGGTCTGGACTTTCTAAGTTTAGAGCCCCTCTGATCGAATCCCAATCGTCGGCGATCAGGTGGTTGGGCAACCAAGATCGCGTCCGGTCGAACCAAAACCGGCTGATTTGGGTCAGGGCGATGCCCTTCATCGGAATAGGATTGGGCAGTACCACATCGAACGCCGAGAGACGGTCGGAGGTAACCATCAACAGGTTCTCTCCAAGGTCATAGATGTCGCGCACTTTGCCTCGGGCGACTAAGGGCAACGGCAACTGGGTTTCTATAACTGTAGTCGTCATTCTTGAACTTCCTTGTTCTTTAAGATGGGTCTTCTGGTCAACAGGCTAAGGCACGTGGCCGCCGCCACTGCGATCAGGCCCACTCCCGCGGCCGATTGCAGCCAATTGTTGGCCAAAGCGCTGGCCAAAGTGTACCCTCCAAAGAAGACCGCGAACATCGCATAGATAGCGGGCATGGCGAACGGCTTGGGCGGTTTGGCGGTCAGCCCGATCGCCGCGATCAGCGCCAAAATGGCGACCGGGAGCCAAACAGTCGACCGAGACTGCTCGATAGGCGAGAGCTCAGCCCAGGTTCGCAGGTCCGACGCCGCCTTCAAACCGCAATAGAGCGACACGCCGTAGCAAAAGAACAAGAGCAACGGCTCGCGATATTGAGGGTGAAAGAAGCCCAAACCGATCAAGAGCGCGATCAGCACGGCATGGCGGCGAAACTTGCCGACTTCCTGCAAGTAGAGAGACGCGCCGACGGCCAAGATGCTCAACACGACGGGCAAAGCGCGATCCCGAAGGACGGCCTCCCAATCTGCGAGGCGTTTCATCGCTCTATGCCCAGCGCTCGTCGATCCATTCTCTCAGACGAGCGATCGAACGTCGAAAACCCTCGTCGCCATAAGGCTGACCGTCCTCGATAGTCATGAAGCCGTTGTAGCCGCTGGCGGCGAGCTCGTCCAGCATCGCCGTCAGCGGCGCAGCCCCTTCGCCCAAGGGCAATTGCTGGTATTCGCCCGGCAATCGGTCGCTAATGTGAACGCGGCGCGCCTTGGCCGAAACGCGCTTCAACAGGGACAGTCCGTCATAACCGCACATGGTCGGATTGGCGCAATCGAAGTTGACCATCACAGGCGTCGGCTCGATCAGCTCGTACAAACGGAGAAAGACAGGCAGCTGATAAGAGAAATCTTCTTCGGGCCAGCGCCGATCCTTGTAATGGTTCTCTAGACAGACCAAAACCCCGACCGACTCGCCATAATTCGCGCACTCGACCAGGCAGTCGGCCGCCCATCGACAGCCGTCCTCTAAACTAACCTCGGCCCTCGCCATGCCGGCAGTTGCCCTTACGGCCCCCGCGCCCAATGTCGCTGCAACGTCGATCTTTTGCTTCAGGGCGCCTACTTCTGCCTTGCGCTGCAATGGATCGCTCTGGGTAAAGTCCGGCGCGCAGGTAAGCTGGGCGACCAAAAGTCCCTCGCCGTCCAAAACGCGCCGCACCTCGGGGGCTTGCCCTTCGCCCACAAACCCATGATAAATCTCAACCGCGGTCAGTCCAAACGCGGGAACGGTTCTCAGCCAATCGATCACAGAGGAGCGCCCTTCGACAATGTCGTTCAGAATCCTCAGCGGAATCCAACTGATTGTGGGCTTTTTCGAGGCCATAGGAGCAGGAAATTATACCTGTGTAAAGAGGATTCGGCGCCCAGTCGGCGAACCTACTACCTTCTGGGGAGAATCAGGAGGCGATGAATGGATTGGCGGCAATTAGGCGAGTGGGCAAACCGGCCCGAGATCGCCGCCGGACTTGCGCTTACGGTCGTCTTGTTGGCCGTAATGACGGTCATCTCGACATGGCAGGCAGCGCGATTTAGAAAGCGATGGAACGATGCGCTGAGGGGCGTCAATGGCAAGCAACTCGAGGAGATTCTATACGAGTGCCTTCGCCGCGTCAGCCAAACCGAGGAAACCGTGCGCGAGCATAGGCAAAGAATCGAAAGCCTGCAGGATCAGGCCGACAGATGCCTGCAGCGCGTCGGCGTGGTCAAGTTCGACGCATTCGACGACATCGGCGGACAGCAGAGCTTTGTCGTTGCACTGCTGAACGAGAAAGGCGACGGCGTTGCCGTGTCAGGTCTGCACAGCCGACAGGAAATGCGCGTCTATGCTAAAACGATCTCTTCAGACCGAAAGGACGAGTTTTTGAGCGCAGAGGAGGCACAAGCTATCAAGATCGCACAAAGGGAGTTGGTCGCCGCTACGCATGGATGACAGCCACTTCTCGGACGCCGAACTGATCCGCCGCTTCTTAGAAGGCGATCGCGAGGCGTTCAACGCGCTGGTTCGCCGCTACGAAAAGAAGGTCTATCAGTACGCCTATCGGTTGGCCCAATCGCAAGAGGACGCGGCGGACGTAGCGTCGGAGACCTTTGTGAGGCTATATACGTCCGTCAAGAACTTCCGAGGCGAGGCGAGCCTATCCACCTGGCTCTATCGCGTCGTCAGCAACGTCTACTTCGACTATCGCAAGCGCCAAAAGAGCCACCAGCACCAATCGCTAGAAGGCGTCTCCCCCGATAACACGGGCATCGAGCGCCAATGGGTCGATACAGCCGCCGTCGATCTGGAAGAGCGCGCATTGCAGCAAGAGCGTCGCCGGGCGCTCGAGCTAGCCGTATCCAAACTGCCCGAATACCAACGCGCAATGGTCGTTATGTTCCACATGGAAGAGCGATCTTACGAGGAGATCGCAGAGATTATGGAGATGCCGCTAGGCACGGTCAAATCGAGGCTAAACCGCGCGCGAATCGCCCTAAAGGACCTTTTAAAACCCTATCTGGAACTTTTCGATGTGGACGACAGTCAAACCAACCTGGAGGCTGATAACGCCCGTGACATGTGAAAGAATTCAAGAATATCTGGCCGACTACGTAGAGAAGACTCTGGAAGGAGCGCTTTACGAGTCGGTGTCGGCGCATATTGAACGATGCGCCGCTTGCCGTCAAGATGCCGCCTTGCTGAAGGCTGCGCTGATCGAACTAGGACACGTACCGCCGCCTACGCCGCCTCTCTGGCTCGAGTCGCAAATCATGCGGCGCATCGATGAGCTCGAGCGCAAAGGGGCGACGGGCAGTCGCACCATCCTGTTCGGGACGCGATGGCTCTACGCCGGACTGGCCGCGGCGGCTCTATTGGCCGTCGCCGCCGTCTTCTTTAGACCAGACCTTGCGATGAGCGGCTTCTTTGGCGCCAAGCCGAACGAAGACGATTCCAAGGTCGTCCGCCAGCCAAAGGGGCAATCGCTCTTAAAGATCGAGTGGAACCAGTTGGACGGTCGATCGGTGCCGACGCTCATCGCTTCTGAACCGAAGGCTGTGCCCGTGGCGGTCTTCTGGACGCCCGATCCGGTCTTTGGGCGACCCGCGTCGCCTCAGCCGCTTTGGATCGGCGAACTGAAGCCAAGCACCACGCTGGCAATCCCGTTAGGCCCGGTGGTCTTAGCGCCCGATCAGCAGATCGCCTCGGCAATGATCACCTGGCGCGTCAACCAAAAGTCCAGCTACATCTTTGTGCCGACCAGCAGTCGACAAACCCGCGTTGCCACATGGCAGACCAGAACGAGCCTGACCGACCTGTTGCGACGAATATCGGCCCAGTATGGCGAGACGATCGAATACCAAGCCAGCAGCAGCGATTCGTCCCCGACCGTCGTGCTGAACAAGACCGACGCCGATATCGAAGCCGCGCTGAACGCAATTGTAAACGGCAGCGACTACGCGGTCGAGAAGGCCGACGACCGGTGGATCGTTAAACCAAAGTAGATCAGTGTCGAAAATGGCGAACGCCGGTGAAGATCATCGCGGCGTTCGCCTTCTCCACAACCTCAATAACCTCGCCGTCCCGCTTCGATCCTCCGGGCTGTATGATCGCGGTTGCGCCTGAATCCAGCGCCGCTTGAACCCCGTCGGCAAAGGGGAAAAAGGCGTCTGAAGCCAAGACAGCGCCTATAGCCGCCTCTCCCGCCTGTTCGCAAGCGATCTTGACCGAGCCGACGCGGTTCATCTGGCCGGCGCCGACGCCGACCGTAGCCCTATTTTTAGCAAGCACGATGGCGTTTGACTTCGTGTGTTTGGCCACCTTCCAGGAGAACAGCAAGTCTTGCATCTCCCGTTCGGTCGGAGGGCGAGACGAGACGACTCGAAATGCGCTTGGGTCGTCCGGATGATCGTCGGGCGACGTAACGAGCAGGCATCCGTCCGCTTCGCGCAGTTCCAGCGCGCCCGA includes:
- a CDS encoding zf-HC2 domain-containing protein → MTCERIQEYLADYVEKTLEGALYESVSAHIERCAACRQDAALLKAALIELGHVPPPTPPLWLESQIMRRIDELERKGATGSRTILFGTRWLYAGLAAAALLAVAAVFFRPDLAMSGFFGAKPNEDDSKVVRQPKGQSLLKIEWNQLDGRSVPTLIASEPKAVPVAVFWTPDPVFGRPASPQPLWIGELKPSTTLAIPLGPVVLAPDQQIASAMITWRVNQKSSYIFVPTSSRQTRVATWQTRTSLTDLLRRISAQYGETIEYQASSSDSSPTVVLNKTDADIEAALNAIVNGSDYAVEKADDRWIVKPK
- a CDS encoding sugar phosphate isomerase/epimerase; this encodes MASKKPTISWIPLRILNDIVEGRSSVIDWLRTVPAFGLTAVEIYHGFVGEGQAPEVRRVLDGEGLLVAQLTCAPDFTQSDPLQRKAEVGALKQKIDVAATLGAGAVRATAGMARAEVSLEDGCRWAADCLVECANYGESVGVLVCLENHYKDRRWPEEDFSYQLPVFLRLYELIEPTPVMVNFDCANPTMCGYDGLSLLKRVSAKARRVHISDRLPGEYQQLPLGEGAAPLTAMLDELAASGYNGFMTIEDGQPYGDEGFRRSIARLREWIDERWA
- a CDS encoding phosphoribosylaminoimidazolesuccinocarboxamide synthase codes for the protein MTTTVIETQLPLPLVARGKVRDIYDLGENLLMVTSDRLSAFDVVLPNPIPMKGIALTQISRFWFDRTRSWLPNHLIADDWDSIRGALNLESPDPYRDALSGRTMITVKAKPFPVECVVRGYLAGSLWAEYKAAGGPDQAATLHNIPLPAGLRNSERLPQPLFTPATKATTGHDENISFERMIEIVGQSHAEQLRDLSVRLYLEAAEYAATRGLIIADTKFEFGLYQDRIILIDEALTPDSSRYWDAESYEPGRSQPSFDKQYVRDYLEEIGWDKNPPAPTLPDEVVRVTSEKYCEAYRRITGRELQP
- a CDS encoding deoxyribodipyrimidine photo-lyase translates to MQQSQRAVDNHALAYAIDQANELGLPVVVCFGLTDRFPEANLRHFAFMLQGLRETGEALREMGVEFVLRTGNPPNVAQQLGLRAAMIVCDQGCLRIQRQWRSQLAENSERRVVQVESDVVVPVEAASNKEEYAAATLRPKIHRLLDRFLVPLAVREPKIQRPIGLDSIDWRSTEAILQTLDLDRTVPPVAGILGGHSRATARLADFLSLRLEGYADQRNDPAVDQQSGLSPYLHFGQISPLTIALKAMQMPRSEGTSAFLEELIVRRELACNFTEFNPNYDRFDGLPDWCRQTLQKHESDARPYLYEEPQLEAAQTHDPYWNAAMTEMKQTGKMHGYMRMYWGKKILEWTDDPKRAFEVALRLNNKYFLDGRDPNSFCGVAWCFGKHDRPWAERPIFGTVRYMNANGLRRKFDIDAYVRRVMAATLDL
- a CDS encoding sigma-70 family RNA polymerase sigma factor, with protein sequence MDDSHFSDAELIRRFLEGDREAFNALVRRYEKKVYQYAYRLAQSQEDAADVASETFVRLYTSVKNFRGEASLSTWLYRVVSNVYFDYRKRQKSHQHQSLEGVSPDNTGIERQWVDTAAVDLEERALQQERRRALELAVSKLPEYQRAMVVMFHMEERSYEEIAEIMEMPLGTVKSRLNRARIALKDLLKPYLELFDVDDSQTNLEADNARDM
- a CDS encoding DUF4446 family protein; the encoded protein is MDWRQLGEWANRPEIAAGLALTVVLLAVMTVISTWQAARFRKRWNDALRGVNGKQLEEILYECLRRVSQTEETVREHRQRIESLQDQADRCLQRVGVVKFDAFDDIGGQQSFVVALLNEKGDGVAVSGLHSRQEMRVYAKTISSDRKDEFLSAEEAQAIKIAQRELVAATHG